In Deltaproteobacteria bacterium, a single window of DNA contains:
- a CDS encoding PAS domain S-box protein, with the protein MERKPSSLPKRHHVIIGTLVFIGLFLSSRYSYLLFHSFAELFSVSVAGTVFMVSWHTRRDSESGYFLFLGIGSLFFAFIDLLHLLSYKGMGVFPGYGANLPTQLWIAMRYLMAFTFLAAPAFIGKRLNHRLVLASFASVAAFLVASIFSWGIFPDCFVEGSGLTPFKIISEYVISGVFLASIAFLAKKKGRIDPEVLQLLVASIVAATGTELLLTLYTDVYGLTNLAGHYLEILSFYLIYRAVVATDLVRKHELGIRLRQELEDRKFAEKMLLDTKQELEIRQAELAALLEGARSVLAQRGFEDTARSIFLSCKELVGAAAGYVALLSKDGTENEIAFLDSGGLSCTVDPSLPMPIRGLRGEAFRAGTTVFDNDFSRSEWTRFLPEGHAHLENVMFAPLLIEKKVVGLIGLANKPGGFTEGDSRMASAFGELAAIALLNARMLESLEESEERFRSVAQTANDAIVTVDGNGAIALWNEGAEKMFGYAADEITGRPLSTIIPPRLREAHEHGMGRAAADGESHIFGKTLEMTGLHKGGGEFPVELSVASWKAGEKVFFTGIMRDITDRKRVEEHIRHLASFPELNPNPVLEMDYSGKVVYFNPATEKTLKKLGMEIGDAAVFLPPGLDVITSGQDGIGETVIHHEVTVKDMTFAGNVSLFPASRIARLYMRDITSRKKAEVELKAAKEALETRVAERTAELSVLADRLRAELEYRLKTEEALRESMALLENIFSNIHLCVVYLDPEFNFIRVNKAYADGCGYPPEFFPGKNHFDLYPHAENEAIFRKVVETGVPFNVVAKPFEFPDHPEWGVTYWDWSLLPITDPAGKVSALIFCLVDVTERKRAEADLERSEELFRSLVTESPVGIFILRNGRIGYMNPEQERLFGGIPENYALREFPDIHPEDRKMFEEFCNAVLSGERKPPTLDLRFYPFGGSTEYADMRWVHCRATPIGAYGDVAFLTIMVDITRLKEMERQFVIREKLASLGHVAAGIAHEIRSPLSGINIYLSALGKILLEADCIETQAREEAGEVVLQIQSASHRIESVIRKIMDFVRPSSPRKEQVDLSVAVESAVDFTALTLRKSGIVLDRTAIVPLPKCPADPDLIAQVVMNLIANAAQAMENAASKIIEVSTIPEDGRIVIRVADSGPGVPQEIRDRIFDPFYTTRKDGYGIGLSFCRRVIEDHGGALQVGRSRLGGAEFRIEIPVEPRNAQV; encoded by the coding sequence GTTCATTGACCTCCTCCACCTGTTGTCCTACAAGGGCATGGGGGTGTTTCCGGGGTACGGCGCGAACCTGCCGACACAACTTTGGATCGCCATGCGGTATCTCATGGCCTTTACCTTTTTGGCGGCTCCTGCATTCATCGGAAAACGCCTGAACCATAGACTGGTTTTAGCATCGTTTGCCTCGGTCGCCGCCTTCCTGGTCGCTTCGATCTTCTCATGGGGGATCTTCCCGGATTGTTTCGTCGAGGGGAGCGGACTGACGCCGTTCAAAATAATCAGCGAATACGTTATCTCCGGCGTCTTCCTCGCCTCGATCGCATTTCTCGCGAAGAAAAAGGGCCGGATCGACCCCGAAGTTCTGCAGCTCCTCGTCGCTTCCATCGTCGCCGCAACCGGAACCGAGCTTCTGCTTACCCTGTACACCGACGTTTACGGATTGACCAATCTGGCCGGTCATTACCTTGAGATCCTTTCCTTCTACCTGATATATCGGGCGGTCGTCGCAACCGACCTCGTCCGAAAGCACGAGCTGGGCATAAGGCTGCGGCAGGAGCTCGAGGATCGCAAGTTTGCGGAGAAAATGCTGCTTGATACCAAGCAGGAATTGGAAATCCGCCAGGCGGAGCTTGCCGCGCTCCTTGAAGGTGCGCGATCGGTCCTGGCGCAACGCGGATTCGAGGATACCGCGCGGTCCATATTCCTCTCCTGCAAGGAACTGGTCGGCGCCGCCGCGGGCTACGTTGCCCTGCTGTCGAAGGACGGGACGGAGAATGAAATAGCGTTCCTTGATTCAGGCGGGCTCTCCTGCACGGTCGATCCTTCGTTGCCCATGCCGATACGGGGGCTTCGCGGGGAGGCTTTCCGCGCCGGAACGACGGTTTTCGACAACGATTTCTCCCGCAGCGAGTGGACCAGGTTCCTTCCCGAAGGACATGCTCATTTGGAAAACGTCATGTTCGCCCCGCTGCTGATCGAAAAGAAGGTGGTGGGCCTTATCGGCCTTGCCAACAAGCCGGGGGGGTTCACGGAGGGGGATTCCAGGATGGCATCCGCGTTCGGAGAGCTGGCGGCGATCGCCCTGTTGAACGCCAGGATGCTCGAATCGCTTGAGGAGAGCGAGGAGCGGTTCCGGTCCGTTGCGCAGACTGCGAACGACGCGATCGTGACCGTCGACGGGAACGGCGCCATCGCCCTGTGGAACGAGGGAGCGGAGAAGATGTTCGGTTACGCGGCGGATGAGATAACCGGAAGACCGCTGTCCACCATCATCCCTCCGCGCCTGCGGGAAGCGCATGAACACGGAATGGGCCGGGCGGCCGCCGACGGAGAATCCCATATATTCGGAAAGACCCTCGAGATGACGGGACTTCATAAAGGCGGCGGGGAATTTCCCGTCGAACTGTCGGTGGCGAGCTGGAAAGCCGGGGAGAAGGTTTTTTTTACCGGAATCATGCGGGACATCACGGATCGTAAACGTGTGGAAGAGCATATCCGGCATCTTGCCTCGTTCCCGGAATTGAATCCGAATCCCGTCCTCGAAATGGATTATTCGGGGAAGGTCGTCTATTTCAATCCGGCGACCGAAAAGACACTGAAAAAACTCGGGATGGAGATAGGCGATGCCGCCGTGTTTCTCCCTCCCGGCCTGGACGTCATCACAAGCGGTCAGGATGGCATCGGCGAAACGGTTATCCACCACGAAGTGACCGTCAAGGACATGACTTTCGCCGGAAACGTCTCCCTCTTTCCCGCCTCGCGGATCGCCCGCCTCTACATGCGCGACATCACCTCGCGCAAGAAAGCGGAAGTCGAATTGAAGGCGGCGAAGGAGGCGCTGGAAACGCGGGTGGCCGAGCGCACGGCGGAACTTTCCGTTCTCGCCGACCGGCTGCGGGCGGAGCTCGAGTACCGCCTGAAGACGGAAGAGGCGCTCCGGGAATCCATGGCGCTGCTGGAAAATATTTTCTCGAACATTCACCTTTGCGTCGTGTATTTGGACCCGGAATTCAACTTCATCCGGGTCAACAAGGCATACGCGGACGGATGCGGCTATCCCCCGGAGTTCTTCCCCGGGAAGAACCATTTCGATCTCTATCCACACGCTGAAAACGAGGCGATCTTCAGGAAGGTCGTGGAAACCGGCGTGCCGTTCAATGTCGTCGCCAAGCCGTTCGAGTTCCCGGATCATCCCGAGTGGGGGGTGACCTACTGGGACTGGAGCCTTCTCCCGATCACGGACCCCGCCGGCAAGGTGAGCGCGCTGATCTTCTGCCTCGTCGACGTCACGGAGAGAAAGAGGGCGGAGGCGGATCTTGAGAGGAGCGAGGAGTTGTTCCGCTCCCTGGTTACGGAGTCGCCCGTCGGCATCTTCATCCTCCGGAACGGAAGGATCGGCTACATGAATCCCGAACAGGAAAGGCTGTTCGGCGGCATTCCGGAGAATTACGCCTTGCGGGAATTTCCCGACATCCACCCGGAAGACAGGAAGATGTTCGAGGAGTTCTGCAACGCGGTCCTATCTGGAGAACGGAAACCGCCGACCCTGGATCTTCGTTTTTACCCGTTCGGCGGATCGACAGAGTACGCCGATATGCGATGGGTGCATTGCCGCGCCACCCCGATCGGGGCGTACGGCGACGTAGCATTCCTCACGATCATGGTGGACATCACCCGGCTGAAGGAGATGGAGCGCCAGTTCGTTATCCGCGAGAAATTGGCTTCCCTGGGCCATGTCGCCGCGGGGATCGCCCACGAGATCCGAAGCCCCCTCTCCGGGATCAACATATACCTCTCGGCGCTCGGGAAGATCCTGCTGGAGGCGGATTGCATTGAAACCCAGGCAAGGGAGGAGGCTGGGGAGGTGGTCCTTCAGATCCAGTCCGCCTCTCACAGGATAGAATCCGTCATAAGGAAGATCATGGATTTCGTCCGTCCGTCCTCTCCCCGGAAGGAGCAGGTGGATTTGAGCGTCGCCGTCGAGAGCGCCGTCGATTTCACCGCCCTGACGTTGCGCAAGAGCGGGATCGTGCTGGACAGGACCGCAATCGTTCCGCTTCCGAAGTGCCCGGCGGACCCGGACCTCATCGCTCAAGTCGTGATGAACCTGATCGCCAATGCTGCGCAGGCTATGGAGAACGCGGCTTCGAAAATCATCGAAGTTTCCACCATTCCGGAGGACGGGAGAATAGTAATCCGGGTGGCAGACTCCGGGCCGGGGGTGCCGCAGGAGATACGCGACAGGATATTCGACCCGTTCTACACAACGCGCAAGGACGGGTACGGGATAGGTTTAAGTTTCTGCCGCCGCGTGATCGAGGACCACGGGGGGGCTCTGCAGGTCGGCCGCAGCCGCCTGGGCGGGGCCGAGTTCCGGATCGAGATACCCGTCGAACCACGAAATGCGCAGGTATGA